The Cylindrospermopsis curvispora GIHE-G1 genome contains a region encoding:
- a CDS encoding Uma2 family endonuclease has protein sequence MVRQVPPKTQLGVIKSNKNQLGETIVPEIVYPESDGEPMADNTKQFTWIVKIKENLEILFKSNPHVFVAGDLFWYPVEGSNKIKLAPDTMVVFGRPKAHRGSYRQWEEDNIPPQVVFEILSPGNTQDEMDKKKLFYLKHGVEEYYVYDPDRISLEVSIRENNSFKEIKDFSVWTSPRLDVRFDMTGDELVIYYPDGGRFLSPVELSNYAEQEKFLREQANQRAEREKMLKEQETQRAEREKLLKEQETQRAEREKLLKEQERFLKEQEQQKYQTLLAQLKAKGIDITTLE, from the coding sequence ATGGTGAGGCAAGTTCCACCAAAAACTCAACTAGGGGTGATAAAATCTAATAAAAATCAGCTTGGAGAGACAATCGTCCCTGAAATTGTCTACCCAGAAAGTGATGGTGAACCCATGGCGGATAACACTAAACAATTCACATGGATTGTCAAAATCAAAGAGAATCTGGAAATACTATTTAAGTCTAATCCACATGTGTTTGTAGCTGGGGACTTATTTTGGTATCCAGTAGAGGGGAGCAACAAAATTAAACTAGCTCCCGATACCATGGTGGTGTTTGGGAGACCCAAGGCACACCGGGGGTCTTATCGACAGTGGGAGGAGGATAATATTCCTCCCCAGGTGGTTTTTGAAATTTTATCTCCCGGGAATACTCAAGATGAAATGGACAAAAAAAAGCTGTTTTATCTGAAACATGGAGTAGAAGAGTATTATGTGTATGACCCAGATAGGATTAGTCTAGAAGTATCTATTAGAGAAAATAATTCATTTAAAGAGATTAAGGATTTTAGTGTTTGGACTAGTCCAAGATTGGATGTACGGTTTGATATGACGGGAGATGAATTAGTCATCTATTATCCAGACGGTGGTAGGTTTCTTAGTCCTGTAGAGTTGAGCAATTATGCAGAACAGGAAAAATTTCTTCGAGAACAAGCAAATCAACGTGCAGAACGGGAAAAAATGCTTAAAGAACAGGAAACTCAGCGTGCAGAACGGGAAAAACTGCTTAAAGAACAGGAAACTCAGCGTGCAGAACGGGAAAAACTGCTTAAAGAACAAGAAAGATTTCTTAAAGAGCAGGAACAACAAAAGTATCAAACCTTACTAGCACAATTAAAAGCTAAGGGTATTGATATTACTACACTCGAATAA
- a CDS encoding UPF0175 family protein, translated as MIQIQLNLPEGAFSALRSTPGEFAQELLIAGVVKWYEIGMISQSKAVEIAGISRQSFLQALERFGVSPFQTTLEELTEEINRG; from the coding sequence ATGATTCAAATTCAACTCAACCTACCCGAGGGTGCCTTCTCTGCTCTCCGCAGCACCCCAGGGGAGTTCGCTCAAGAATTGCTTATCGCTGGCGTAGTTAAGTGGTATGAAATTGGCATGATCTCCCAATCCAAAGCTGTCGAAATTGCTGGCATCAGTCGTCAGTCTTTTTTACAGGCCCTTGAGCGATTTGGAGTTTCCCCATTTCAGACTACCTTAGAAGAACTCACGGAGGAAATTAACCGTGGTTAA
- a CDS encoding shikimate dehydrogenase translates to MNDQEYDHCPRITGKTKIMGVIGYPVEHSLSPLMHNAALHHLGLDYVYLPFPIAPDNLQQAIAGFASIGVVGFNVTIPHKQAIIPLLHEISPVAQAIGAVNTVIRVGERWIGTNTDVAGFIAPLQTTYNQNWHEKKAVVIGNGGAARAVVAGCIQLGMGEIHLVGRNMEKLKQLEQSWIDSPLAHELTNKLKTHSWEQLPQLIPQCNLLVNTTPIGMYPNIDESPVTEDQLHKLPSHAIAYDLIYTPKPTRFLQLAQAQGAIALDGLEMLVQQGAAALKLWLQQENVNVEIPIVKMQQVLTLGVQTAS, encoded by the coding sequence ATGAATGACCAAGAATATGATCATTGTCCAAGAATTACTGGAAAAACTAAAATTATGGGAGTGATTGGCTATCCTGTGGAGCACTCCCTATCACCCTTGATGCACAATGCAGCTTTACACCACTTAGGATTAGACTACGTGTATTTGCCTTTTCCCATTGCACCGGACAATTTACAACAGGCGATCGCTGGTTTTGCTTCCATTGGTGTGGTTGGTTTTAATGTCACAATTCCCCATAAACAGGCAATTATACCTTTATTACATGAAATATCTCCTGTTGCTCAAGCTATAGGTGCAGTTAATACGGTAATTCGTGTAGGGGAGAGGTGGATAGGAACAAATACGGATGTGGCAGGATTTATAGCACCACTACAAACTACATACAATCAAAACTGGCATGAAAAGAAAGCGGTAGTTATAGGCAACGGTGGTGCAGCAAGAGCAGTGGTTGCTGGTTGTATTCAACTGGGAATGGGAGAAATTCACCTAGTAGGTAGGAATATGGAAAAATTAAAACAACTTGAGCAAAGTTGGATAGATTCTCCCCTTGCTCATGAATTGACTAATAAACTCAAGACCCATAGTTGGGAGCAATTACCACAGCTCATCCCTCAATGTAACTTGTTAGTCAATACCACACCCATTGGTATGTACCCAAATATAGATGAGTCACCTGTGACTGAAGACCAACTGCATAAATTACCTAGCCATGCGATCGCCTATGACCTAATCTACACTCCCAAACCAACCCGATTTTTACAATTAGCACAAGCACAGGGTGCGATCGCACTGGATGGATTGGAAATGCTGGTGCAACAAGGTGCAGCAGCTTTAAAACTTTGGCTACAACAAGAAAATGTCAATGTGGAGATCCCCATTGTCAAAATGCAGCAGGTTCTCACACTCGGGGTCCAAACTGCAAGTTAA
- a CDS encoding Hsp20/alpha crystallin family protein produces the protein MALIRYSPWKEIETLERNLNQLLGDFVPTSLKDLNTVARVPAAEMTETEDTIVLKLEIPGMEAKDLDIQVTEDSVSITGERKSQTTVEGKNKTKTEFYYGQFHRVISLPVPVQNTNVTADYKDGILHLTLPKLVEEKSKVVKVSLGSNS, from the coding sequence ATGGCACTAATTCGTTACAGTCCTTGGAAAGAAATAGAAACCCTAGAACGTAATTTGAACCAATTGTTGGGTGATTTTGTACCTACTAGCTTAAAGGATTTAAATACTGTGGCTAGGGTTCCAGCAGCAGAAATGACTGAAACTGAGGACACAATTGTTCTCAAGCTAGAGATTCCTGGCATGGAAGCTAAAGACCTGGATATTCAAGTTACAGAGGATTCAGTTTCTATTACCGGAGAAAGGAAGTCTCAAACTACTGTTGAGGGAAAAAACAAAACCAAGACAGAGTTTTATTATGGTCAGTTCCACCGAGTGATTTCCCTTCCCGTACCTGTTCAAAACACCAATGTTACTGCTGATTACAAAGATGGTATTTTGCATCTGACCTTACCCAAATTGGTAGAAGAAAAAAGCAAAGTGGTGAAAGTTAGTTTAGGCAGCAATTCCTAG